TCTGAGCCTTGAGCATGTATTGCCTTACAGCCCTGATAACTTCTGGGAGGAGTATTTTGGAAGAGAGAATTGTAGTGAGGCAACTGACCGATTGGGTAATATGGCGATATTGCCGCAAGGGCAAAACATGGGGCAGGAGCCCTTTGAAGAAAAGAAAATGAATCTTGCTTCAAGCGGTTACAGAATCAATCAGGAAATCGCCAAGCATGATGAATGGAATATGGATTCTCTGAACAGCCACCAGAATTGGCTGGCTCAGCAGGCAAAAACTGTATGGCGAATTAGTTGATAATATGCCGACACTTGATTTCAAAGGAAAACCGCTTGTTTACTCGCACCACCTGACCGTTCCTGCGCGGACGCTGGAAGTGGACGGGAAAAAGTCGCTTCCGCCGAAAGGCAAAAAGCCCTCTCTTGATGACAACCTTATTATTCACGGCGACAACCTGCACGCCTTGAAAGCGCTGTTGCCCCGTTACGGGGGAAGGGTGAACTGTATCTGTATCGACCCGCCGTATAACACCGGCAGTGAGGGGTGGATCTACAATGACAATGTGAACAGTCCAATGATGAAGGAGTGGCTTAAGAATAAAAGCCCGGTGGACGGCGAGGATTTGGAGCGGCATGACAAGTGGCTTTGTATGATGTGGCCGAGGTTGCAGTTGTTAAAAGAGTTACTTGCAGATGACGGATTTATTTTTATTTTTCTTGATGACAATGAGCATCATCGTCTGCGGATGATATTAGACGAAATTTTCGGAGAAAATAGCTTTGTTGGTGTTATTGCGTGGAAGAAAACTAGCGGAGATAACAAACCGGCTTTTGCTTTTACTCATGACAACATAATCATCTACGGGAAAGGTGCTGAATTGCCGCGCCAACCACTCACTCCAGAACAACGGGAAAATTACTCGAACCCTGACAATGACCCGCGCGGTGATTGGTCTCCCGGAGACTACCGCAGTCGTTGGACAAAAGAAGAACGTCCGAATCTCTACTATGCCATTGCAAACCCAAACACAGGCGAGAAAATATATCCAGATACTCACACGGATTCTTTGAGGGTTTGGGGTAGTTCCCGTGATGTCCATAAACAAAACGAGAAGGATGGTTTAGTCTGGTGGGGAAAGGATGGTAGGGCAACAGAACCAAGGAAGAAACGGTTCTTGTCCGACCATAAAGGCGCGAATACCAGAAGCGTTTGGGTAGATGCGGGAACTAATGATGAGGCAGGAGGATTGTTATTACACATTTTACCCAACAACAAGTTTGACAACCCGAAGCCTATATCAGTCATCAAGCGGGTTATACAACTCGCTACCAAACCTAATGATATTATCCTTGATTCTTTTGCCGGTTCTGGCACAACTGCCCACGCAACCCTTGCGCTTAATAAGGAAGATGGTGGCAATCGGAAGTTCATCCTTGTTGAGTGTGAAGAATACGCCGACAAAGTAACCGCCGAAAGGGTGCGCCGTGTTGTCAAAGGCGTTAAGAAAGCAAAAGACAAAGACCTTCAAAGCGGATTGGGCGGCAGTTTTGCATACTGCACATTGGGCGATGAAATCAACGCCGAGAATATGCTGACGGGTAAGAAACTACCCTCTTACGAAACATTGGCGCGTCATGTTTTCTGGACGGCAACCGGACAATCACCGGATAAACTCCGCAAGACAAGAGACAAAGACGGCTTTTTCTATGAGACAAGCGACCGGCTTTTCTATCTGATATATGAGCCGAAACTTGCTTTTCTCAGAAGTCCTGATTCTGCCTTGAACAGTGACCGCGCCGGGCGGATTTCCAAACAGGCAAAGAGCAAGAAGAAAGAGGCGGTTGTGTTTGCCACGCATAAGTTTATGGGACAGAAGGAGTTGACAGAGATGGGGATTACGTTTTGCGGATTGCCTTATGGGGTGAATGGGTTGGGGTAGGATATGACAAAGAGGCAAGGTATAGTAGTGAGTGAAGTAATTACGAAAGAAATTACTGATATTCTTGGCACATGTGAACAACTGGTGAAGGATGCCTCTGAAACATATGATCTTTTAGGACCTTCTCGTATTCAGGAACTTGTGTCAATCACCGTGCGAGGCGGACAACTGATTGAAGAACTATACGGTTCTAACAGCACTTTTTTCCGAATGTTTGAATCTGTTAGGAAATCTCCTACATTC
This Candidatus Dadabacteria bacterium DNA region includes the following protein-coding sequences:
- a CDS encoding site-specific DNA-methyltransferase; protein product: MPTLDFKGKPLVYSHHLTVPARTLEVDGKKSLPPKGKKPSLDDNLIIHGDNLHALKALLPRYGGRVNCICIDPPYNTGSEGWIYNDNVNSPMMKEWLKNKSPVDGEDLERHDKWLCMMWPRLQLLKELLADDGFIFIFLDDNEHHRLRMILDEIFGENSFVGVIAWKKTSGDNKPAFAFTHDNIIIYGKGAELPRQPLTPEQRENYSNPDNDPRGDWSPGDYRSRWTKEERPNLYYAIANPNTGEKIYPDTHTDSLRVWGSSRDVHKQNEKDGLVWWGKDGRATEPRKKRFLSDHKGANTRSVWVDAGTNDEAGGLLLHILPNNKFDNPKPISVIKRVIQLATKPNDIILDSFAGSGTTAHATLALNKEDGGNRKFILVECEEYADKVTAERVRRVVKGVKKAKDKDLQSGLGGSFAYCTLGDEINAENMLTGKKLPSYETLARHVFWTATGQSPDKLRKTRDKDGFFYETSDRLFYLIYEPKLAFLRSPDSALNSDRAGRISKQAKSKKKEAVVFATHKFMGQKELTEMGITFCGLPYGVNGLG